One window from the genome of Scatophagus argus isolate fScaArg1 chromosome 13, fScaArg1.pri, whole genome shotgun sequence encodes:
- the mpz gene encoding myelin protein P0 isoform X2, giving the protein MLTFLALASVVLLGIVPEQSQAIVIYTGWERHALVGSDIRLSCSFFSWRWTSEDVTFSWTYRPDGSRDSISIFHYTGGVAYVDNKGPFRDRVEFVGNPSRRDGSILIKNLEFSDNGTFTCDAKNPPDIVGRPSSVRLLVFEKVPIQAGVITGAIIGVVLGLLVLIVVIYYLMRFLVARRVFSLSVSKHGKKKKEGSQQRQLWTPPPLTCYPLP; this is encoded by the exons TGCCTGAGCAGTCCCAGGCCATAGTGATTTACACCGGCTGGGAGCGCCACGCCCTGGTGGGCTCCGACATCCGGCTGTCCTGTTCCTTCTTCTCCTGGCGCTGGACCTCGGAGGACGTCACCTTCTCCTGGACATACAGGCCTGATGGCTCCCGGGACAGCATCTCT ATCTTCCACTACACTGGTGGTGTCGCCTATGTCGACAACAAGGGGCCATTCAGGGACCGCGTGGAGTTTGTTGGGAACCCCAGCCGCCGTGATGGCTCCATCCTGATCAAGAACCTGGAGTTCAGCGACAACGGCACCTTCACCTGCGACGCCAAGAACCCCCCTGACATAGTGGGCCGGCCCTCCAGCGTCCGCCTGCTGGTCTTCGAGAAGG TGCCCATCCAGGCTGGTGTGATCACAGGAGCCATCATCGGGGTGGTGCTGGGTCTGCTGGTGCTCATTGTGGTCATCTACTACTTGATGAGGTTCCTGGTGGCGCGCCGCGTCTTCAGCCTCAGTGTCAG CAAACAtggcaagaaaaagaaagagggatcacagcagagacag CTCTGGACACCGCCCCCTCTCACTTGCTACCCCCTCCCCTAA
- the mpz gene encoding myelin protein P0 isoform X1, translating to MLTFLALASVVLLGIVPEQSQAIVIYTGWERHALVGSDIRLSCSFFSWRWTSEDVTFSWTYRPDGSRDSISIFHYTGGVAYVDNKGPFRDRVEFVGNPSRRDGSILIKNLEFSDNGTFTCDAKNPPDIVGRPSSVRLLVFEKVPIQAGVITGAIIGVVLGLLVLIVVIYYLMRFLVARRVFSLSVSKHGKKKKEGSQQRQGPVPPAEPSKVKAAASEKKKQESRKDKK from the exons TGCCTGAGCAGTCCCAGGCCATAGTGATTTACACCGGCTGGGAGCGCCACGCCCTGGTGGGCTCCGACATCCGGCTGTCCTGTTCCTTCTTCTCCTGGCGCTGGACCTCGGAGGACGTCACCTTCTCCTGGACATACAGGCCTGATGGCTCCCGGGACAGCATCTCT ATCTTCCACTACACTGGTGGTGTCGCCTATGTCGACAACAAGGGGCCATTCAGGGACCGCGTGGAGTTTGTTGGGAACCCCAGCCGCCGTGATGGCTCCATCCTGATCAAGAACCTGGAGTTCAGCGACAACGGCACCTTCACCTGCGACGCCAAGAACCCCCCTGACATAGTGGGCCGGCCCTCCAGCGTCCGCCTGCTGGTCTTCGAGAAGG TGCCCATCCAGGCTGGTGTGATCACAGGAGCCATCATCGGGGTGGTGCTGGGTCTGCTGGTGCTCATTGTGGTCATCTACTACTTGATGAGGTTCCTGGTGGCGCGCCGCGTCTTCAGCCTCAGTGTCAG CAAACAtggcaagaaaaagaaagagggatcacagcagagacag GGCCCCGTGCCTCCCGCCGAACCCTCCAAGGTGAAGGCGGCCGCCTCggaaaagaagaagcaggagtCACGCAAGGATAAGAAATAG
- the mpz gene encoding myelin protein P0 isoform X3 translates to MLTFLALASVVLLGIVPEQSQAIVIYTGWERHALVGSDIRLSCSFFSWRWTSEDVTFSWTYRPDGSRDSISIFHYTGGVAYVDNKGPFRDRVEFVGNPSRRDGSILIKNLEFSDNGTFTCDAKNPPDIVGRPSSVRLLVFEKVPIQAGVITGAIIGVVLGLLVLIVVIYYLMRFLVARRVFSLSVSKHGKKKKEGSQQRQIKV, encoded by the exons TGCCTGAGCAGTCCCAGGCCATAGTGATTTACACCGGCTGGGAGCGCCACGCCCTGGTGGGCTCCGACATCCGGCTGTCCTGTTCCTTCTTCTCCTGGCGCTGGACCTCGGAGGACGTCACCTTCTCCTGGACATACAGGCCTGATGGCTCCCGGGACAGCATCTCT ATCTTCCACTACACTGGTGGTGTCGCCTATGTCGACAACAAGGGGCCATTCAGGGACCGCGTGGAGTTTGTTGGGAACCCCAGCCGCCGTGATGGCTCCATCCTGATCAAGAACCTGGAGTTCAGCGACAACGGCACCTTCACCTGCGACGCCAAGAACCCCCCTGACATAGTGGGCCGGCCCTCCAGCGTCCGCCTGCTGGTCTTCGAGAAGG TGCCCATCCAGGCTGGTGTGATCACAGGAGCCATCATCGGGGTGGTGCTGGGTCTGCTGGTGCTCATTGTGGTCATCTACTACTTGATGAGGTTCCTGGTGGCGCGCCGCGTCTTCAGCCTCAGTGTCAG CAAACAtggcaagaaaaagaaagagggatcacagcagagacag ATAAAGGTCTGA